A section of the Paramisgurnus dabryanus chromosome 4, PD_genome_1.1, whole genome shotgun sequence genome encodes:
- the as3mt gene encoding arsenite methyltransferase produces MADTSTSASNEACTSVYNVVKEYYGKTVKHSSDLQSNACFPSTKRVPEHIRKVLDEIHPDVIARFYGCGLVVPECLEGCSVLDLGCGTGRDCYMLSQIVGEKGHVTGIDMTENQLEVAQKYIDYHMQKFGYKKPNVNFVQGYIEALAEAGLKEKSYDIIISNCVVNLSPDKASVLREAYRVLKDGGELFFSDVYSDTRIPEDLKTNKVLWGECLSGALFWEDLMRLAEEVGFCKPRLVTANKITIGNKELEKLLGDCKFVSATYRLFKLPKCSKKDPCLAMYNGNITGVEECFEFDVQYTFKANTVMEVDGDVASILSNSRFLEEFTLQPHGGNVSASKGCNAKPKTVSNNPFELVKQLGSAGINPSTGGCCAGQETCCK; encoded by the exons ATGGCAGACACATCAACATCAGCCAG TAACGAAGCTTGCACAAGTGTCTATAATGTCGTTAAG GAGTATTACGGAAAAACGGTGAAGCATTCGTCTGATCTGCAAAGCAATGCCTGTTTTCCTTCCACCAAGCGTGTCCCTGAGCACATAAGAAAAGTGCTAGATGAGATCCATCCAGATGTTATAGCAAG GTTCTACGGTTGTGGTCTGGTGGTCCCTGAATGTTTGGAGGGCTGCAGTGTGCTTGATCTTGGTTGCGGGACTGGTCGAGACTGCTACATGCTTAGCCAGATTGTAGGAGAAAAGGGACACGTAACAGGCATTGACATGACAGAAAaccaa CTTGAAGTGGCCCAGAAGTACATTGACTATCACATGCAAAAATTTGGTTATAAAAAACCAAATGTGAATTTTGTTCAGGGTTACATTGAGGCCTTGGCAGAAGCTGGTCTGAAGGAGAAATCTTATGATATTATAAT ATCAAACTGTGTGGTGAACCTGTCACCAGATAAGGCCAGTGTCCTGAGGGAGGCTTACCGTGTTTTAAAG GATGGAGGGGAATTGTTCTTCAGTGATGTTTATAGTGATACTAGAATCCCAGAAGACCTAAAAACCAACAAAGTATTATGGG GTGAGTGTCTCAGTGGAGCCCTTTTTTGGGAAGACCTGATGCGACTGGCTGAAGAAGTTGGGTTTTGCAAACCACGACTTGTTACTGCCAACAAAATAACCATTGGCAATAAGGAACTTGAGAAGCTTCTTG gtGACTGCAAATTTGTGTCAGCCACATATCGACTCTTCAAGTTACCAAAATGTTCAAAGAAGGATCCCTGTCTGGCCATGTACAATGGAAATATTACGGGTGTGGAAGAATGCTTTGAATTTGATGTCCAATATACCTTCAAG GCAAATACAGTAATGGAAGTGGATGGTGATGTTGCAAGTATTCTGAGCAACTCCAGATTTTTGGAAGAATTCACATTGCAACCACACGGGGGGAACGTCTCTGCCTCTAAAGGCTGCAATGCCAAACCCAAG ACGGTGTCTAATAATCCCTTTGAGCTGGTCAAGCAGCTGGGAAGTGCGGGTATAAATCCATCCACTGGAGGTTGCTGTGCAGGCCAGGAAACATGCTGCAAGTGA